The Penaeus monodon isolate SGIC_2016 chromosome 5, NSTDA_Pmon_1, whole genome shotgun sequence genome window below encodes:
- the LOC119572864 gene encoding skin secretory protein xP2-like, translating to MKTLPLFQVLCLGLLALARPAVLDSSEEDDDPFQFAYAVAAPSHGTYLGHQETRDDQGHVTGSYYLLGADGLWRQTVYADHGFGFQAQYDQSPLDEPPPQVSGSSFSIFIPPGSSAAGARDTQALIGQAVALAPAEEDQAPAPLAAPAPAPAPAPAPAAFDVRISASAPGPAPALAPAPAPAPAPAPAPGSFARTSLFAPGQAPGFIAASAPASAQASVFTATPAPFLSQAAPAPAPAQAAFSAAPAPAPAQAAFSAAPAPAPAQATFIAAPAPAPAQATFTAAPAPAPAQATFTAAPAPAPAQATFIAAPAPAPAQASVFTATPAPVPAQAAFSAAPPPVPALAPVPFQVPALAAAPAPAPAPAQVFSVDLPRRAESRQPGRAASFISAHTFPITRFGGGAGGRRFQIGGAAVPTPFGTRLNSFRN from the exons ATGAAAACTCTGCCTCTT TTCCAGGTCCTCTGCCTCGGCCTGCTGGCGTTGGCGCGGCCTGCCGTCCTGGACTCCAGCGAGGAGGACGACGACCCGTTCCAGTTCGCGTACGCCGTGGCAGCGCCCTCTCACGGCACCTACCTCGGCCACCAGGAGACGCGCGACGACCAGGGCCACGTCACGGGCTCCTACTACCTCCTGGGCGCCGACGGGCTGTGGCGCCAGACCGTCTACGCCGACCACGGCTTCGGCTTCCAGGCGCAGTATGACCAGAGCCCCCTCGACGAGCCGCCGCCGCAGGTCTCCGGATCCTCCTTCTCGATCTTCATTCCGCCAGGTTCCTCCGCCGCCGGCGCGAGGGACACCCAGGCACTCATCGGCCAGGCGGTCGCGCTGGCTCCCGCCGAAGAGGACCAGGCGCCCGCACCTCTGGCTGCGCCTGCACCGGCTCCTGCCCCAGCACCGGCTCCTGCTGCTTTTGACGTTCGTATCTCGGCCTCTGCTCCAGGCCCCGCCCCAGCCctcgcccctgcccctgcccccgcTCCTGCCCCCGCCCCTGCTCCGGGTAGCTTTGCGAGAACTTCCTTGTTCGCTCCTGGTCAAGCACCTGGTTTCATTGCTGCCTCTGCTCCCGCCTCTGCCCAGGCCTCTGTTTTCACAGCTACCCCTGCACCTTTTCTTTCCCAAGCTGCCCCTGCTCCCGCCCCTGCCCAAGCAGCTTTCTCTGCTGCCCCTGCTCCCGCCCCTGCCCAAGCAGCTTTCTCTGCTGCCCCTGCTCCCGCCCCTGCTCAAGCAACCTTCATTGCTGCCCCTGCTCCCGCCCCTGCTCAAGCAACTTTCACTGCTGCCCCTGCTCCCGCCCCTGCTCAAGCAACTTTCACTGCtgcccctgcccccgcccctgCCCAAGCAACCTTCATTGCTGCCCCTGCTCCCGCCCCTGCCCAGGCCTCTGTTTTCACAGCTACCCCTGCTCCTGTTCCTGCTCAAGCAGCTTTCTCTGCTGCCCCTCCTCCAGTCCCTGCCCTAGCTCCTGTTCCATTCCAAGTTCCCGCCCTAGCcgctgcccctgcccctgcccctgcccctgcccagGTGTTCTCCGTGGACCTCCCCCGGCGCGCCGAGAGCCGCCAGCCAGGGCGAGCCGCCTCTTTCATCAGCGCCCACACGTTCCCCATCACCAGGTTCGGAGGGGGCGCTGGGGGGCGTCGCTTCCAGATAGGGGGCGCGGCCGTCCCAACTCCCTTCGGCACCAGGCTCAACTCCTTCAGGAATTAG